One Eurosta solidaginis isolate ZX-2024a chromosome 5, ASM4086904v1, whole genome shotgun sequence DNA segment encodes these proteins:
- the LOC137233744 gene encoding EEF1A lysine methyltransferase 2, producing the protein MSVEELNCSELGTKDYWDKSYAREIKNYKNFGDVGEIWFDEDSHIRVINWLLQQDYISNDVTIADMGCGNGMLLIELAREGYKNLLGVDYSPKAIELAEQIAKDQDLNISYKVVDLLNTELCQQQIGKSIGIVHDKGTYDAISLCPDNPKEKRDAYISTVYNVMDEKSLFIITSCNWTEDELLTSFANKFCKKCIIPTPTFKFGGKVGSVVTSIVFTKK; encoded by the coding sequence ATGTCGGTAGAAGAATTAAATTGCTCCGAACTAGGTACCAAAGATTATTGGGACAAAAGTTATGCTCgggaaataaaaaattataaaaattttggcgATGTGGGTGAAATTTGGTTTGACGAGGATTCGCATATTCGCGTAATAAATTGGTTGCTACAACAAGATTACATATCAAATGATGTTACCATAGCTGACATGGGTTGTGGAAATGGTATGCTCTTAATAGAATTAGCGCGTGAGGGGTACAAAAACCTACTTGGCGTAGACTACTCACCAAAGGCTATTGAATTAGCTGAACAAATTGCAAAAGATCAAGACTTAAATATTAGCTACAAAGTGGTAGATTTATTAAACACTGAATTGTGCCAACAGCAGATTGGAAAATCGATAGGAATAGTGCATGACAAAGGCACATACGACGCCATTAGTCTATGCCCGGATAATCCCAAAGAAAAACGAGACGCATACATTTCTACAGTATATAATGTTATGGATGAgaagagtttatttattataacgTCTTGCAACTGGACCGAAGATGAGCTTCTAACTAGTTTTGCCAACAAATTCTGTAAAAAATGTATTATTCCAACGCCTACCTTTAAGTTTGGTGGTAAAGTAGGGAGCGTTGTGACATCCatagtttttacaaaaaaataa